CCGGTGCGAGAAATAGTGCTGCGAAGCGGGGCCCTGCAGTTCGTGCGTCATGCCCCGATCATGCCAGATGTTGTAGCTTCCGATCGTGCCGAGGATGGGAACCAACATTCCGGGTCGACTCTCCAGGGCCGAGCTCGAAGAAGCGATCCACGCGGGCGAGATCGAGACGGTCGTGACCGTCGTTCCTGACCTGTACGGCCGGCTCGTCGGCAAACGCATCACGGGTCGCTTCTTTCTCGCCGAGACCGCCGAGCACGGCATGCACGTCTGCGACTATCTCTTCGCGTGCGACATGGAGATGGACCCGACGCCCGGCTACGCGTTCACGTCGTGGGACAAGGGCTACGGCGACGTGCTGTGCAAGGTGGACTGGAACACCCTGCGGCGCGCGACCTGGCTCGAGAAGAGCGCGCTCGTGCTGTGCGACGTGTTCGACGAGGACAGCGGAGAGCTCGTGTCGGTCGCGCCGCGCAACGTGCTGCGCCGCCAGATGGAGCGCGCGCACGAGCTGGGCTTCGTGGCCATGGGCGCCTCCGAGCTCGAGTTCTTCGCCTTCAAGGAGACCTTCGAGAGCGCGCACGACAAGGGCTACGACAAGCTCGACACGTTCGGGAGATACGTCGAGGACTACCACATCCTGCAGGGCACGAAGATCGAGGCGCTGAACGGCGCGATCCGGCACCACCTCGACAACTCGGGCGTGCCGGTCGAGTTCTCGAAGGGTGAGTGGGGCCCGGGCCAGCAGGAGATCAACCTGCGCTACTGCGAGCTCGTGGAGATGGCCGACCGGCACGTGGTCTACAAGAACGCGTGCAAGGAGATCG
This window of the Myxococcota bacterium genome carries:
- a CDS encoding glutamine synthetase family protein; amino-acid sequence: MGTNIPGRLSRAELEEAIHAGEIETVVTVVPDLYGRLVGKRITGRFFLAETAEHGMHVCDYLFACDMEMDPTPGYAFTSWDKGYGDVLCKVDWNTLRRATWLEKSALVLCDVFDEDSGELVSVAPRNVLRRQMERAHELGFVAMGASELEFFAFKETFESAHDKGYDKLDTFGRYVEDYHILQGTKIEALNGAIRHHLDNSGVPVEFSKGEWGPGQQEINLRYCELVEMADRHVVYKNACKEIAAGLGLAITFMAKWHAEMAGNSMHVHTSLWDRALSANQFAGDDPLPGSQLRAAPLFRHWLAGLLAHAREIALFLAPTVNSYKRFVEGTFAPTAIGWSVDNRTAGFRIVGQGKSLRSECRIPGADANPYLAFAALLAAGLEGIERKLEPPKMFEGNLYTAEGLPQVPRSLGEAIAAAEGSTFLRKAFGDDVVEHYLHFARVEKRKFDAAVTTWERARYFERI